From Strigops habroptila isolate Jane chromosome 1, bStrHab1.2.pri, whole genome shotgun sequence, a single genomic window includes:
- the SLA gene encoding src-like-adapter isoform X1 has translation MGNTMKTPRASEETNVPSQMGQESDFLAVLYDYPSSDISQPIFHVGEKLRVLSDEGGWWRVHSLTTGRENYIPGKYVAKVYHGWLFEGLGREKAEELLLLPNTKVGSFMIRESETRKGLYSLSVRHRQVKHYRIFRLPNNWYYISPRQTFQCLEDLVNHYSEVADGLCCVLTTPCLTQCTNNSVMNQVPPVVMRNKNFNWRNIHRYHITTQAARNNKGFFPAFYMLVLTTQKKQPFPSPEISFKDQTMFKAVDSRLTHENWMSSSLTDNLGLTSKESIANCHFSYPAECGHISSPFGTHESSPPRV, from the exons ATGGGAAATACCATGAAAACACCAAGAGCCTCCGAAGAGACAAATGTGCCGAGCCAAATGG GTCAAGAGAGTGATTTCCTTGCTGTCCTCTATGACTATCCTTCGTCAGACATAAGTCAACCTATATTTCATGTAGGGGAAAAACTACGTGTGCTATCAGA TGAGGGAGGTTGGTGGAGAGTCCATTCCCTTACAACAGGTCGAGAAAACTATATTCCAGGAAAATATGTAGCAAAGGTTTACCATGG CTGGTTATTTGAAGggttgggaagagaaaaagcagaggaactCCTATTGCTACCCAACACCAAGGTCGGCTCCTTCATGATCAGAGAGAGTGAAACTAGGAAAG gGTTATATTCCTTGTCAGTGCGGCACAGGCAAGTGAAACATTACAGGATCTTCCGCCTTCCAAATAACTGGTATTACATCTCTCCACGACAAACCTTTCAGTGCCTTGAAGACCTTGTGAATCACTACTCAG AAGTTGCTGATGGTCTCTGCTGTGTCCTTACAACACCTTGTCTTACCCAGTGCACTAACAACAGTGTAATGAACCAAGTTCCTCCTGTGGTGATGCGGAATAAAAACTTTAACTGGAGAAATATTCACAGGTACCACATTACAACACAGGCTGCCAGAAACaacaagggtttttttccagccttcTATATGCTTGTACTTacaacacagaagaaacagccATTTCCTTCTCCTGAGATCAGTTTTAAAGATCAGACAATGTTCAAAGCTGTTGACAGCAGGTTAACCCATGAAAACTGGATGTCCAGCTCTCTAACTGATAATCTTGGTCTAACTTCGAAAGAAAGCATAGCTAATTGTCATTTCTCATATCCAGCTGAGTGTGGCCACATAAGCAGTCCCTTTGGGACTCATGAGTCCTCTCCACCAAGGGTGTAG
- the SLA gene encoding src-like-adapter isoform X2 produces the protein MGNTMKTPRASEETNVPSQMGQESDFLAVLYDYPSSDISQPIFHVGEKLRVLSDEGGWWRVHSLTTGRENYIPGKYVAKVYHGWLFEGLGREKAEELLLLPNTKVGSFMIRESETRKGLYSLSVRHRQVKHYRIFRLPNNWYYISPRQTFQCLEDLVNHYSEVADGLCCVLTTPCLTQCTNNSVMNQVPPVVMRNKNFNWRNIHRLEVTENTESTLAAMDDSCLSYGLRESIASYLSLTGDDNTSFASARKKKAQSFIYTGCKRKSTLHLPPTYYED, from the exons ATGGGAAATACCATGAAAACACCAAGAGCCTCCGAAGAGACAAATGTGCCGAGCCAAATGG GTCAAGAGAGTGATTTCCTTGCTGTCCTCTATGACTATCCTTCGTCAGACATAAGTCAACCTATATTTCATGTAGGGGAAAAACTACGTGTGCTATCAGA TGAGGGAGGTTGGTGGAGAGTCCATTCCCTTACAACAGGTCGAGAAAACTATATTCCAGGAAAATATGTAGCAAAGGTTTACCATGG CTGGTTATTTGAAGggttgggaagagaaaaagcagaggaactCCTATTGCTACCCAACACCAAGGTCGGCTCCTTCATGATCAGAGAGAGTGAAACTAGGAAAG gGTTATATTCCTTGTCAGTGCGGCACAGGCAAGTGAAACATTACAGGATCTTCCGCCTTCCAAATAACTGGTATTACATCTCTCCACGACAAACCTTTCAGTGCCTTGAAGACCTTGTGAATCACTACTCAG AAGTTGCTGATGGTCTCTGCTGTGTCCTTACAACACCTTGTCTTACCCAGTGCACTAACAACAGTGTAATGAACCAAGTTCCTCCTGTGGTGATGCGGAATAAAAACTTTAACTGGAGAAATATTCACAG gcTGGAGGtgactgaaaatactgaaagcaCCCTGGCAGCAATGGATGATTCTTGTCTTAGCTATGGATTGAGAGAAAGTATCGCTTCCTACCTCTCCTTAACAGGGGATGACAACACTTCTTTTGCCAGtgccagaaagaagaaagcccAATCTTTTATATACACAGGGTGCAAACGCAAGAGTACCCTTCACTTGCCACCTACATACTATGAAGACTAA
- the SLA gene encoding src-like-adapter isoform X3, giving the protein MIRESETRKGLYSLSVRHRQVKHYRIFRLPNNWYYISPRQTFQCLEDLVNHYSEVADGLCCVLTTPCLTQCTNNSVMNQVPPVVMRNKNFNWRNIHRLEVTENTESTLAAMDDSCLSYGLRESIASYLSLTGDDNTSFASARKKKAQSFIYTGCKRKSTLHLPPTYYED; this is encoded by the exons ATGATCAGAGAGAGTGAAACTAGGAAAG gGTTATATTCCTTGTCAGTGCGGCACAGGCAAGTGAAACATTACAGGATCTTCCGCCTTCCAAATAACTGGTATTACATCTCTCCACGACAAACCTTTCAGTGCCTTGAAGACCTTGTGAATCACTACTCAG AAGTTGCTGATGGTCTCTGCTGTGTCCTTACAACACCTTGTCTTACCCAGTGCACTAACAACAGTGTAATGAACCAAGTTCCTCCTGTGGTGATGCGGAATAAAAACTTTAACTGGAGAAATATTCACAG gcTGGAGGtgactgaaaatactgaaagcaCCCTGGCAGCAATGGATGATTCTTGTCTTAGCTATGGATTGAGAGAAAGTATCGCTTCCTACCTCTCCTTAACAGGGGATGACAACACTTCTTTTGCCAGtgccagaaagaagaaagcccAATCTTTTATATACACAGGGTGCAAACGCAAGAGTACCCTTCACTTGCCACCTACATACTATGAAGACTAA